A single region of the Vicia villosa cultivar HV-30 ecotype Madison, WI linkage group LG4, Vvil1.0, whole genome shotgun sequence genome encodes:
- the LOC131598686 gene encoding uncharacterized protein LOC131598686: MDIEKNQPLVAKKLWKTLRIVLFMLTKGIAKSKMVAELNLLLKRGKVAAVKAIANTLTLRHHSSAASFVSPHDYEFSCSNSPALVKFNNKIKNHRHHHHHHHHQSDYSTVQKVLEILNDVEASSFSSPSPMVTFPGFGKSPMGRKIRITDSPFPLKEEEGDDHGHVDVAAEEFIKRFYRNLNLQQKLAGIQSPYNNSRDR, from the coding sequence ATGGATATTGAAAAAAACCAACCATTGGTAGCAAAAAAACTATGGAAAACACTACGCATAGTTTTGTTCATGTTAACAAAAGGCATAGCCAAAAGCAAAATGGTAGCAGAATTAAATCTCTTGCTAAAACGCGGCAAAGTCGCGGCGGTTAAAGCCATTGCCAACACTCTCACTCTCCGCCACCATTCCTCCGCCGCTTCGTTCGTCTCGCCGCACGACTACGAATTCAGTTGCAGCAACAGTCCTGCCCTCGTTAAATtcaataacaaaattaaaaaccaccgccatcaccaccaccaccaccatcacCAGAGCGATTATTCAACGGTTCAGAAGGTTTTAGAGATTCTGAATGACGTTGaagcttcttctttttcttctccttctccGATGGTGACATTTCCTGGATTTGGAAAAAGTCCTATGGGGAGAAAAATCAGAATCACGGATTCACCGTTTCCGTTGAAGGAAGAAGAAGGAGATGATCATGGCCATGTTGATGTTGCAGCTGAAGAGTTTATTAAAAGGTTTTATAGAAATCTCAATTTGCAACAGAAATTGGCAGGGATTCAATCACCTTACAACAACTCCCGCGATAGATAG